The following proteins are encoded in a genomic region of Musa acuminata AAA Group cultivar baxijiao chromosome BXJ2-11, Cavendish_Baxijiao_AAA, whole genome shotgun sequence:
- the LOC135626443 gene encoding pentatricopeptide repeat-containing protein At5g18390, mitochondrial-like has protein sequence MLRFVPVPLICRRSSPPPFIRHHLPLLLSPLRHLDTLAPPALPLPRYPSAKDAYFAVVHHIAGIVRRDFYLERTLGRLRLPPPTPDLVLRVLRAAAPSAPLPALRFFAWARSTSPSYRPSAAEFDALILPLARHRHWSQMWSVAADMRSLSLPLLPSTFASVIDAYGEAALPDLAVDVFNRLPKFDCPQTTAIYNALLSALCRVGNFHGAYALIRRMARKQVPPDRQTFSTLVDAWCAAGKLREAQDFLEEMNRRGFKPPVRGRDLLIDGLVNAGYLEAAKEMVRRMTKEGVLPDVTTFNSLLEAVCKSGEIDFCVGLLQDASELGLCPDISTYKILIPAVSKVGKIEEAFRLFYCAVDDGNKPFPSLYAAIIKALCRAGRFSDAFGLFKDMKVKGHPPNRPVYTMLVKMCVRGGRFVEAANYLVEMTEMGLVPMPQSFDSVVDGLKHCGKHELAKRLEQLEVSIRGY, from the coding sequence ATGCTCCGGTTCGTCCCCGTCCCGCTTATATGCCGCCGATCCTCGCCGCCGCCTTTTATTCGccatcatcttcctctccttctgtcCCCTCTCCGCCACCTCGACACCCTCGCTCCTCCGGCGTTGCCTCTGCCCCGCTATCCCTCGGCGAAAGACGCTTACTTCGCTGTAGTCCACCACATCGCTGGCATCGTCCGCCGCGACTTCTACCTCGAGCGCACTCTCGGCCGCCTCCGCCTCCCCCCTCCCACCCCGGACCTCGTCCTCCGCGTCCTCCGCGCGGCCGCTCCCTCCGCCCCCCTCCCCGCCCTCCGCTTCTTCGCCTGGGCCCGCAGCACCTCCCCCTCCTACCGCCCCTCCGCCGCCGAGTTcgatgccctcatcctccccctCGCCCGCCACCGCCACTGGTCCCAGATGTGGTCCGTCGCCGCCGACATGCGCTCCCTGTCCCTCCCTCTCCTGCCCTCCACCTTCGCCTCCGTCATCGACGCCTACGGCGAAGCCGCTCTCCCCGATCTCGCCGTCGACGTCTTCAATCGCCTCCCCAAGTTCGACTGTCCCCAGACCACCGCCATCTACAATGCCCTCCTTTCCGCCCTCTGCCGCGTCGGCAACTTCCACGGCGCGTACGCCCTCATTCGCCGCATGGCCCGCAAGCAGGTCCCCCCCGACCGTCAGACCTTCTCTACCCTCGTCGATGCCTGGTGTGCCGCCGGTAAGCTCCGAGAAGCCCAGGACTTCCTCGAGGAGATGAACCGCCGCGGCTTCAAGCCCCCCGTCCGCGGCCGCGACCTGCTCATCGACGGCCTTGTCAACGCAGGGTACCTCGAGGCAGCCAAGGAGATGGTGCGGCGGATGACCAAAGAAGGCGTCTTGCCGGACGTCACCACCTTCAATTCGCTTCTGGAGGCGGTCTGCAAATCCGGCGAGATCGATTTCTGCGTGGGATTGCTCCAGGACGCGAGCGAGTTGGGGCTCTGCCCGGATATCTCGACCTACAAGATCTTGATCCCGGCAGTGTCGAAGGTGGGGAAGATCGAGGAGGCCTTTAGGTTGTTCTACTGCGCCGTGGATGACGGAAACAAGCCGTTTCCGAGCTTGTACGCGGCAATCATCAAGGCATTGTGCCGAGCAGGGAGATTCAGTGATGCGTTCGGTCTCTTCAAAGATATGAAGGTGAAGGGGCACCCGCCTAACCGGCCTGTATACACGATGCTTGTGAAAATGTGTGTTCGAGGTGGGAGGTTCGTGGAGGCAGCAAACTATTTGGTGGAGATGACGGAGATggggttggtgccgatgccacagAGCTTCGACTCGGTGGTGGATGGACTGAAGCATTGTGGGAAGCACGAGCTTGCAAAGAGGCTGGAGCAGTTGGAGGTCTCGATCAGGGGCTACTGA